A stretch of Sphingorhabdus sp. YGSMI21 DNA encodes these proteins:
- a CDS encoding hotdog fold thioesterase, whose protein sequence is MKYNTENLADIMQIAPFHRWLGLKIIQQNNDHLELEMPWRDELVSNPVIGAVHGGILASLIDLTGLYAIIAAGGIAKATVDMRVDYHRAATNGPLLAFGQVVKLGKTISTADTRIIDDDDRLVASGRGTYLST, encoded by the coding sequence ATGAAATATAATACCGAAAATCTTGCTGACATAATGCAGATTGCGCCTTTCCATCGCTGGTTGGGTCTGAAAATTATTCAGCAAAACAACGATCATTTGGAACTGGAAATGCCGTGGCGGGACGAACTTGTATCTAATCCCGTGATTGGGGCCGTGCATGGCGGCATATTGGCGTCTCTGATCGATTTGACCGGGCTTTATGCCATTATTGCTGCAGGGGGTATTGCCAAGGCGACCGTGGATATGAGGGTAGATTATCATCGGGCAGCCACCAACGGCCCGCTTCTTGCATTTGGGCAGGTCGTGAAGCTTGGAAAAACCATAAGCACCGCAGACACGCGCATTATCGACGATGATGATCGCTTGGTGGCTAGCGGTCGCGGGACATATTTGAGCACGTAG